A region from the Geobacillus vulcani PSS1 genome encodes:
- the nirD gene encoding nitrite reductase small subunit NirD, which yields MMRVKVGTIEQLPKRLGKCVHIGVLELALFRTQDDRVYAVENRCPHKGGDLSQGIVSGEYVFCPLHDWKICLRDGQAQAPDEGCVKTYRATVEDGCVYVELQETGE from the coding sequence ATGATGAGAGTAAAAGTGGGAACAATCGAACAGTTGCCGAAACGGCTTGGAAAATGCGTGCACATCGGGGTGCTGGAGCTTGCTTTATTCCGTACCCAAGATGATCGAGTATACGCCGTCGAAAACCGTTGTCCGCATAAAGGAGGGGATCTGTCGCAAGGCATTGTCAGCGGCGAGTATGTGTTTTGCCCGCTTCATGATTGGAAAATTTGCTTAAGAGACGGTCAGGCGCAGGCGCCGGATGAAGGGTGCGTCAAAACGTACCGCGCGACGGTGGAAGACGGCTGTGTATATGTCGAGTTGCAGGAAACGGGTGAATGA